A single genomic interval of bacterium harbors:
- a CDS encoding AAA family ATPase, whose amino-acid sequence MRHQKLTEKAQEAIALAQRTMAQLAQSQLGTDHLLFGLFFVDNSIVSEIASEAGLAPDKCKEQVREAVFRGQIPSTSMPSAGTQIFATPDFEEAMKAAEQEAKRFSDEFVGCEHLLIGILCVENSPGAQIARKIGLSKEEIYVALQKIRGTRRVTDENPEEKYRSLKRYGTDLTELARAGRLSPVIGREQEIRRVIQILSRKTKNNPVLIGDPGVGKTAIAEGLAQKIVRSEIPETLVNRKLIALDLGQLVAGAKYRGEFEDRVKAVIKEVQDAQGHIILFIDELHAVVGAGAAEGGMDASNLLKPALARGELQCIGATTIDEYRKHIEKDPALERRFAPVMVAEPTIDDTIAILYGLRPSYEAHHSVRITDKAIRAAASLSARYITDRFLPDKAIDLVDEAASKVHIDAIYVPPHIQKMESELRELEDQEREAALNQKYEIAATVKQKRLQLLDRLKAEKAQEEKKTGGEETVVDAEQIAQVISLWTGIPATSLLRDEAEKLEKMEELLHERLVNQDNAVKLVSEAIRRSRAGLSDPKRPIGSFIFLGPTGVGKTELAKALAELLFSDEDKLVRVDMSEFMERFDVSKLIGAPPGYVGYEEGGRLTEAVRRKPYSIVLLDEIEKAHPEVQNVLLQVLDDGRLTDGKGRVVNFKNTVIIMTSNIGSELLQDLPERTDDERSRSEYGTLREQVLAKLRQSFRPEFLNRVDETVFFRPLGREEVRQIAGLLLKDLEPRLQENGLRLEVDDAVKDMLAAEGFDPTYGARPLKRTIQRLIENPLASHIIRGDFVGKSTVHVTLKAGAVQFAGE is encoded by the coding sequence ATGAGACACCAGAAACTCACTGAGAAGGCCCAGGAGGCCATCGCCCTTGCGCAGCGGACGATGGCGCAGCTTGCGCAGTCGCAGCTCGGGACGGACCACCTGCTGTTCGGCCTGTTCTTTGTCGATAATTCCATTGTCTCGGAGATAGCGAGCGAGGCGGGTCTTGCGCCCGACAAATGCAAGGAGCAGGTGCGAGAGGCGGTGTTCCGTGGCCAGATACCGTCCACCTCTATGCCATCGGCAGGCACGCAGATATTTGCTACGCCCGATTTCGAGGAGGCTATGAAGGCCGCCGAGCAGGAGGCCAAGCGGTTTAGCGACGAGTTCGTTGGCTGCGAGCATCTTCTGATCGGCATTCTTTGTGTCGAGAACAGCCCCGGTGCGCAGATAGCGAGGAAGATCGGGCTCAGCAAGGAGGAGATATATGTCGCGTTGCAGAAGATTCGTGGCACAAGGCGGGTAACAGATGAGAATCCCGAGGAGAAATATCGTTCACTCAAGCGTTACGGAACAGACCTGACAGAGCTCGCTCGGGCGGGCAGGCTATCTCCAGTCATCGGCCGTGAGCAGGAGATCAGGCGCGTAATCCAAATACTGTCGCGCAAGACCAAGAACAACCCTGTGCTGATCGGGGACCCTGGCGTTGGCAAGACAGCCATCGCAGAGGGTCTGGCGCAGAAGATTGTGAGAAGCGAGATACCCGAGACGCTCGTGAACAGGAAACTCATTGCGCTCGATCTCGGCCAGTTGGTGGCGGGGGCGAAGTATCGCGGCGAGTTCGAGGACAGGGTCAAGGCAGTGATTAAGGAAGTGCAGGACGCGCAAGGTCATATAATCCTGTTCATTGATGAGCTGCACGCAGTTGTTGGGGCAGGTGCGGCCGAGGGCGGTATGGACGCCTCGAATCTGCTGAAGCCTGCGCTTGCCCGCGGCGAGCTGCAGTGCATTGGCGCGACCACGATCGACGAGTATCGCAAGCACATCGAGAAGGACCCGGCGCTCGAGAGACGTTTTGCGCCGGTCATGGTCGCGGAACCGACAATCGACGATACGATTGCGATTCTATATGGGCTTAGACCCTCCTACGAAGCACATCACAGTGTCAGGATAACGGATAAGGCCATTCGGGCCGCGGCCAGCCTCTCCGCGAGATATATCACCGACCGATTCCTACCGGACAAGGCCATCGATCTGGTTGACGAGGCCGCTTCCAAGGTCCACATCGACGCGATATACGTTCCGCCTCACATCCAGAAAATGGAAAGCGAATTGAGGGAGCTCGAAGACCAGGAGAGGGAGGCGGCGCTGAACCAGAAATACGAGATTGCTGCGACAGTTAAGCAGAAACGGCTCCAGTTGTTGGATAGGCTCAAGGCTGAGAAGGCCCAGGAGGAGAAGAAGACTGGGGGCGAGGAGACGGTCGTCGATGCAGAGCAGATCGCCCAGGTAATCTCGCTGTGGACTGGGATTCCCGCGACGAGTCTGTTGCGGGACGAGGCCGAGAAGCTGGAGAAAATGGAGGAGCTGCTCCACGAGAGATTGGTGAACCAAGACAACGCCGTAAAGCTGGTGTCGGAGGCGATAAGAAGAAGCCGCGCAGGACTTTCCGACCCCAAGCGCCCGATCGGCTCGTTCATATTCCTGGGTCCGACTGGGGTGGGTAAGACGGAGCTCGCCAAGGCGCTTGCGGAGCTCTTATTCAGCGATGAGGACAAGCTGGTCAGAGTCGATATGTCCGAGTTCATGGAGCGCTTCGACGTCTCAAAGCTCATCGGTGCGCCTCCTGGATACGTCGGCTACGAGGAGGGGGGCAGGCTGACCGAGGCGGTTCGCCGAAAGCCTTACTCAATTGTGCTTTTGGACGAGATCGAAAAAGCTCATCCAGAGGTTCAGAACGTGCTCCTTCAGGTGCTCGATGACGGCCGGCTGACCGACGGCAAGGGCCGCGTTGTCAACTTCAAAAACACTGTCATAATAATGACCTCCAACATCGGCAGCGAGCTTCTACAAGACCTCCCCGAGAGGACAGACGACGAGCGCTCTCGAAGCGAATACGGCACGCTCAGGGAGCAAGTCCTCGCCAAGCTTCGGCAGTCTTTCAGGCCAGAGTTTCTCAACCGTGTGGACGAGACTGTTTTCTTCCGACCCCTCGGCAGAGAGGAAGTTCGGCAGATCGCCGGCCTACTTCTGAAGGACCTCGAGCCTCGTCTGCAAGAGAACGGACTCAGGCTCGAGGTGGATGATGCCGTCAAGGACATGCTGGCCGCGGAAGGCTTCGACCCCACCTACGGTGCGCGCCCACTCAAACGGACCATTCAGCGCCTCATCGAGAACCCCCTCGCCTCGCACATCATTCGAGGCGATTTCGTCGGCAAATCCACTGTGCACGTAACCCTCAAGGCCGGCGCGGTGCAGTTTGCCGGGGAGTAG